In Sphingobium sp. Cam5-1, the following proteins share a genomic window:
- a CDS encoding pseudouridine synthase has translation MTLILFNKPYGVLCQFTDESTGPPRPTLAAFIDRPGVYPAGRLDLDSEGLLLLTDDGRLQARIADPRFKTPKTYLVQVEGDPGEAELEALRRGVKLKDGLTLPALVERIDPPALWPRDPPVRFRKSVPDCWLRLTIREGRNRQVRRMTAAVGHPTLRLVRWSIGDWTLDGIDQGQWREA, from the coding sequence ATGACCCTCATCCTCTTCAACAAACCCTATGGCGTGCTGTGCCAGTTTACCGACGAAAGCACCGGTCCCCCCCGGCCGACGCTCGCGGCGTTCATTGACAGGCCGGGCGTCTATCCTGCCGGGCGGCTCGACCTCGACAGCGAAGGGCTGCTGCTGCTGACCGATGACGGGCGGTTGCAGGCGCGCATCGCCGACCCCCGGTTCAAGACGCCCAAGACCTATCTGGTTCAGGTTGAGGGCGATCCCGGCGAGGCGGAACTGGAGGCGCTACGACGCGGGGTCAAGCTGAAGGACGGGCTTACCCTGCCCGCGCTGGTGGAACGCATCGACCCGCCCGCCCTCTGGCCGCGCGATCCGCCGGTGCGTTTCCGCAAGAGCGTGCCCGACTGCTGGCTCCGCCTCACGATCCGCGAAGGACGTAACCGGCAGGTCCGCCGGATGACGGCTGCCGTCGGCCACCCCACTTTGCGCCTTGTCCGGTGGAGCATCGGGGATTGGACGCTGGACGGCATTGATCAGGGACAATGGCGGGAGGCTTGA
- a CDS encoding PRC-barrel domain-containing protein yields the protein MIAAMMTAANLGARVTGWGFVVFTLGSIAWSVVGLSSGQTNLVATNGFLTFVNLIGVWRWLGRQRAYEDGGKSAAQSSRRSPYPTLFTATGITGVPVTSSDGQTVGKVVEALVTCENGKVSYVVISASGVGGIHEVLRAVARDDIRFSCDRFTLNRDSAWFEALPPLQDGDWPAAPAELPRGDAT from the coding sequence ATGATCGCCGCGATGATGACCGCCGCCAATCTGGGTGCGCGCGTCACCGGCTGGGGTTTCGTCGTCTTCACCCTGGGGTCGATCGCATGGTCGGTGGTCGGTCTGTCGTCCGGGCAGACCAACCTCGTCGCGACGAACGGCTTCCTCACCTTCGTCAACCTGATCGGCGTGTGGCGATGGCTCGGCCGCCAGCGCGCCTATGAGGATGGCGGCAAGTCGGCCGCCCAATCCAGCCGCCGATCGCCCTACCCGACCCTCTTCACCGCCACCGGCATCACGGGGGTTCCGGTCACGTCATCCGACGGGCAGACCGTCGGAAAGGTCGTCGAAGCCCTTGTCACCTGCGAAAACGGCAAGGTCAGCTATGTCGTCATCAGCGCCAGCGGCGTGGGCGGCATCCATGAAGTTCTGCGCGCCGTGGCCCGTGACGACATCCGCTTTTCCTGCGACCGCTTCACGCTCAATCGGGACAGCGCCTGGTTCGAAGCATTGCCCCCGCTACAGGACGGAGACTGGCCAGCCGCCCCCGCTGAACTACCCCGGGGCGATGCGACATGA
- a CDS encoding SDR family NAD(P)-dependent oxidoreductase: MARLEGKVAIVTGAGRQGNIGAAVCDAFLREGARAVIATDLRTEDAVSSEMEAKHGAGRFKLVAQDVTLEADWAKLVSMVVSEFGAIDVLVNNAGISIHGGIEATSLEDLRKVMAVNHDSGFLGMKHCAPALADAVTRFRGGGSVINTVSMASHMPNAHNLSYHVSKAAQRMLTMCGAIEFGPKRIRVNSVHPGQTTTPLLKEGYEGYAQLGLYESAQAGIQELVNMCPLGIESFPEDTAHAFVYLASDESRFVTGASIYHDGGLGRQY, translated from the coding sequence ATGGCGCGTTTGGAAGGCAAGGTCGCGATCGTAACGGGAGCAGGCCGTCAGGGTAATATCGGCGCGGCGGTATGCGACGCGTTCCTGCGGGAAGGTGCGCGCGCGGTGATCGCCACCGATCTTCGTACAGAGGACGCGGTCAGCAGCGAGATGGAAGCCAAGCATGGCGCTGGCCGATTCAAGCTCGTCGCGCAGGATGTGACGCTGGAAGCGGACTGGGCCAAGCTGGTATCGATGGTCGTGTCTGAATTCGGCGCGATCGACGTGCTGGTGAACAATGCCGGTATTTCCATCCATGGCGGTATCGAAGCCACGTCGCTGGAGGACCTGCGCAAGGTCATGGCGGTCAACCATGACAGCGGCTTTTTGGGCATGAAGCATTGCGCGCCTGCTCTGGCCGATGCGGTGACCCGCTTTCGGGGCGGTGGGTCGGTGATCAATACCGTGTCCATGGCGTCCCACATGCCCAACGCCCATAACCTGAGCTACCATGTGTCAAAGGCGGCGCAGCGCATGTTGACCATGTGCGGCGCGATCGAATTCGGCCCCAAGCGCATCCGGGTCAATTCAGTGCATCCGGGGCAGACGACGACGCCGCTGCTGAAGGAAGGCTATGAGGGATATGCGCAGCTTGGCCTCTACGAGTCGGCGCAGGCAGGTATTCAGGAGCTGGTGAACATGTGCCCGCTCGGTATCGAAAGCTTCCCGGAAGATACGGCACATGCCTTTGTCTATTTGGCGTCGGATGAGTCGCGCTTTGTGACTGGGGCGTCTATCTATCATGATGGCGGACTTGGTCGCCAATATTGA
- the fahA gene encoding fumarylacetoacetase — translation MNWWECDETHDSALTSWVESAQGHRDFPIQNLPLGIFAPREEQARIGVAIGDMVLDLRACAEAGLLGGEWEKVCAEPVLNRMLALPPEQRRALRRRISALLSDPANRAAVEPMLYPSGEVTMHLPARIGDYTDFYVGIHHANNVGRQFRPDNPLLPNYKYVPIGYHGRASSIRPSGVPVRRPCGQRKPPDAQEPVYGMSARLDYELELGVWIGTGNDLGSPIPINEAGNHIAGFCLLNDWSARDFQAWEYQPLGPFLAKNFQSTISPWIVTAEAMAPFRMAQPARSEDDPLPLPYLCSDADLQHGALAVTMEAFIQTQRMREKGQPPFRLSTGPASNMYWTVNQIVTHHASNGCNLNAGDLLGTGTISAPTREGYGSMLELTEGGREPLTLPDGETRSFVEDGDEIFLRATANAPGFVPIGFGECRAVVMSA, via the coding sequence ATGAACTGGTGGGAATGCGATGAGACCCATGATTCCGCGCTGACCAGTTGGGTGGAAAGCGCGCAGGGACATCGGGACTTTCCGATCCAGAATCTGCCTTTGGGCATCTTCGCGCCGCGCGAGGAGCAGGCTCGGATCGGAGTGGCGATTGGCGACATGGTCCTCGACCTGCGGGCATGCGCGGAGGCTGGGCTGCTTGGCGGGGAGTGGGAGAAGGTTTGCGCGGAGCCGGTGCTGAACCGGATGCTCGCGCTGCCGCCGGAGCAGAGGCGAGCTCTGCGGCGGCGGATCAGCGCGTTGCTCTCCGATCCGGCGAACCGTGCGGCAGTGGAGCCGATGCTCTATCCATCGGGCGAAGTCACCATGCATTTGCCCGCGCGCATTGGCGATTACACCGATTTCTATGTGGGCATTCATCATGCGAACAATGTCGGACGACAGTTCCGGCCCGACAATCCGCTGCTGCCCAACTACAAATATGTGCCCATCGGCTATCATGGCCGCGCCTCGTCCATACGCCCGTCAGGTGTGCCGGTGCGGCGGCCGTGTGGACAGCGCAAGCCGCCAGATGCGCAGGAGCCCGTTTACGGCATGTCCGCGCGGCTTGATTATGAGCTGGAGCTGGGCGTCTGGATCGGCACGGGCAATGATCTGGGTAGCCCGATCCCGATCAATGAGGCGGGGAATCATATCGCCGGATTCTGCCTTTTGAACGACTGGTCTGCGCGGGATTTTCAGGCGTGGGAATATCAGCCGCTTGGGCCGTTTCTGGCGAAGAATTTCCAGTCCACCATCTCGCCCTGGATCGTGACGGCCGAGGCCATGGCGCCGTTCCGCATGGCCCAACCTGCTCGGTCGGAGGATGATCCGCTGCCGTTGCCCTATCTCTGTTCGGACGCGGACCTCCAACATGGGGCGCTTGCCGTGACGATGGAAGCATTCATCCAGACGCAGCGCATGCGGGAGAAAGGGCAGCCGCCATTTCGTCTCAGCACCGGGCCAGCCAGCAACATGTATTGGACGGTCAACCAGATCGTGACGCATCATGCGTCCAATGGATGCAACCTCAATGCGGGGGACCTGTTGGGCACGGGCACGATCTCCGCGCCGACACGGGAGGGTTATGGCAGCATGTTGGAACTGACCGAAGGTGGGCGAGAGCCGCTGACATTGCCTGATGGAGAGACGCGCTCGTTCGTCGAAGATGGCGACGAGATTTTCCTGCGCGCAACGGCGAACGCGCCGGGCTTTGTTCCGATCGGTTTTGGCGAATGCCGGGCCGTGGTGATGTCGGCATGA
- a CDS encoding TetR/AcrR family transcriptional regulator codes for MHQGKRRSGAGRPRAAEIEERAEALLEVAEQALIEVGYERATLTLIAQRASVSKKTIYAKYGGKPGLLRAVLDRIADRNMAADLRLLDRDNPVEGLYEWARMIMRSTRTRAAHAVTAISMREGLRFPEFRDAMEEARTLRQQTPLRSYLERLRARGLIRPVDCEEVASMFLWILSQDMVDAVSAGTVEPLTDEEADAKARRVAELIAQGLMPKAGNA; via the coding sequence ATGCACCAGGGAAAAAGGCGAAGCGGCGCGGGCCGACCTCGCGCGGCAGAGATTGAAGAACGCGCGGAAGCCTTGCTCGAAGTGGCCGAACAGGCGTTGATAGAAGTGGGCTATGAACGCGCCACCCTGACATTGATCGCCCAGCGCGCGAGCGTTTCGAAAAAGACCATCTACGCCAAATATGGCGGCAAACCCGGACTGTTGCGAGCCGTGCTGGACCGGATTGCCGACCGGAACATGGCCGCCGATCTCCGCCTGCTCGATCGCGACAATCCGGTCGAGGGCCTTTATGAATGGGCTCGCATGATCATGCGCAGCACCCGGACCAGGGCCGCGCATGCCGTCACCGCGATCAGCATGCGCGAAGGATTGCGTTTCCCGGAATTCCGGGATGCGATGGAAGAGGCACGGACCCTGCGCCAGCAGACCCCCCTTCGCTCCTATCTGGAACGCCTGCGGGCGCGGGGCCTCATCCGCCCCGTCGACTGCGAAGAGGTCGCATCAATGTTCCTGTGGATATTGTCGCAGGACATGGTCGACGCCGTTTCCGCGGGCACGGTCGAACCGCTGACCGACGAAGAAGCCGATGCAAAGGCTCGACGCGTGGCAGAACTGATCGCGCAGGGATTGATGCCCAAAGCGGGCAACGCCTGA
- a CDS encoding polyketide cyclase, with protein sequence MSINQEWRALYERIWRPEFFPQWASGLAESGLREDGDGWLADGPDGPIRIRFTPHNDLGVMDHQVDLGGGDQVHVPLRVVQNGEGAEVMLTLFRQPGMDDERFAADIRWVNRDLKALKRLIEG encoded by the coding sequence GTGTCGATCAATCAGGAATGGCGGGCTCTTTATGAGAGGATATGGCGACCCGAATTTTTCCCCCAATGGGCCTCTGGCCTGGCGGAATCGGGTTTGCGCGAAGATGGGGACGGCTGGCTGGCCGATGGACCGGACGGGCCGATCCGTATCCGCTTCACGCCCCATAATGATCTGGGCGTGATGGATCATCAGGTCGATCTGGGGGGTGGCGATCAGGTCCATGTCCCCTTGCGTGTCGTGCAAAATGGAGAAGGCGCGGAAGTCATGCTGACGCTTTTCCGCCAGCCGGGCATGGATGATGAACGGTTCGCGGCCGACATTCGATGGGTCAACCGCGATCTCAAGGCGTTGAAACGGCTGATCGAAGGCTGA
- the phhA gene encoding phenylalanine 4-monooxygenase gives MAASTIERPAGAAEDWTIRQDWESYTPQEHAVWDELFARQAALLPGRAVKEFTDGLDILRIAKPGIPNFEELSERLMKRTGWQVVAVPGLVPDRTFFEHLANRRFVAGRFIRRPDQLDYLQEPDVFHDVFGHVPLLAHPVFADYMQAYGEGGLRADGLGAIEKLARLYWYTVEFGLMREGPDLKIYGAGIVSSHGESLFALDDPSPNRIGFDLKRLMRTKYRIDDYQQSYFVIDSFDDLLRQTVEMDFAPLYEELKQEEVIEADEIIPMDHVFSRGTQNYARSRERGDGHG, from the coding sequence ATGGCCGCTTCAACCATCGAACGCCCCGCAGGCGCTGCGGAGGATTGGACGATCCGGCAGGATTGGGAAAGCTACACGCCCCAGGAGCATGCCGTTTGGGATGAGCTGTTCGCGCGGCAAGCTGCTCTGCTGCCCGGCCGGGCGGTGAAGGAATTTACGGACGGTCTGGATATTCTGCGGATCGCAAAACCGGGCATTCCGAACTTTGAGGAATTATCCGAAAGGTTGATGAAGCGGACAGGCTGGCAGGTGGTCGCGGTGCCGGGATTGGTGCCGGACAGGACGTTCTTCGAGCATCTGGCAAACCGGCGGTTTGTGGCGGGACGCTTCATTCGCAGGCCTGACCAGCTGGATTATTTGCAGGAGCCGGACGTTTTCCATGACGTGTTCGGCCATGTGCCGCTGCTCGCCCATCCGGTTTTCGCCGATTATATGCAGGCCTATGGCGAGGGCGGGCTGCGCGCGGATGGCCTGGGTGCGATCGAGAAGCTGGCGCGCCTTTATTGGTATACGGTCGAGTTCGGCCTGATGCGCGAGGGGCCGGACCTTAAAATCTATGGTGCGGGGATCGTCTCTTCCCATGGCGAGTCCCTGTTCGCGTTGGATGATCCATCGCCCAACCGGATCGGTTTCGACCTGAAGCGGCTCATGCGGACCAAATATCGGATCGATGATTATCAACAGTCCTATTTCGTCATCGACAGCTTCGATGATCTGCTGCGCCAGACAGTCGAGATGGACTTTGCCCCGCTTTATGAAGAGCTGAAGCAAGAGGAGGTCATAGAGGCGGACGAAATAATCCCTATGGACCATGTCTTCAGCCGGGGAACGCAGAATTATGCAAGATCAAGAGAAAGAGGTGACGGACATGGCTGA
- a CDS encoding cupin domain-containing protein encodes MQLAHFDIDIFLRDHWQKRPLLIRNPWKDWDNPLDPDELAGLACEEGVESRLITRQADQLKMESGPLPEARFGELGTEPWTLLVQAVDHHVPDVAALIEAFRFIPDWRIDDVMVSYATDGGGVGPHFDQYDVFLVQGLGKRRWRVGPPCSSATPLLPHDDLRLIADFEAEGDWILEPGDILYVPPCFAHDGVAVGDDCMTYSIGFRAPSRADLVEGWSAHQADGMAEEDRYADPDLARQFNPGEITTPALDRLHAMVMEALADRDAFARWFGQHSSSPKYSDADWRLDEPIAADDVQAWLSQGASLQRNPASRYSFIRQGSSILLFADGHCFDCGTDIASLAEQLCSSPMVAANPDLAQNPGAVGLIKTLIDQGSLAFDEED; translated from the coding sequence ATGCAACTCGCCCATTTCGACATCGACATTTTCCTTCGCGACCATTGGCAAAAGCGTCCGCTGCTGATCCGCAATCCGTGGAAGGACTGGGACAATCCGCTCGATCCGGACGAACTGGCCGGGCTCGCCTGCGAAGAGGGCGTGGAGTCACGCCTGATCACGCGTCAGGCTGATCAACTGAAGATGGAAAGCGGCCCCTTGCCGGAGGCGCGCTTTGGCGAACTCGGAACCGAACCGTGGACGCTACTGGTGCAGGCGGTGGATCATCATGTCCCCGACGTCGCGGCCCTCATAGAAGCCTTCCGCTTCATCCCCGACTGGCGCATCGACGATGTGATGGTCAGCTACGCCACGGACGGGGGCGGCGTGGGGCCTCATTTCGATCAATATGACGTGTTTCTGGTGCAGGGCCTCGGCAAACGGCGCTGGCGCGTCGGGCCGCCATGCAGTTCCGCGACACCTTTGCTGCCGCATGACGATCTACGTCTGATCGCCGATTTTGAAGCGGAGGGTGACTGGATATTGGAGCCCGGCGACATTCTGTACGTACCACCCTGCTTTGCGCATGATGGTGTGGCGGTTGGTGATGATTGCATGACCTATTCGATCGGGTTTCGCGCGCCCTCCCGCGCCGACCTTGTCGAAGGCTGGTCCGCGCATCAGGCGGACGGCATGGCGGAGGAGGACCGTTATGCCGACCCCGATCTCGCCCGACAGTTCAATCCGGGAGAAATCACCACCCCTGCGCTCGACCGGCTGCATGCGATGGTGATGGAGGCATTGGCCGATCGCGATGCCTTCGCCCGCTGGTTCGGGCAGCATAGCAGCTCGCCCAAATATTCCGATGCCGATTGGCGGCTCGATGAGCCGATCGCGGCCGATGATGTACAGGCGTGGCTTTCCCAAGGGGCATCGCTCCAGCGCAACCCGGCCAGCCGTTATTCCTTCATCCGGCAGGGATCATCCATTCTGCTGTTCGCGGACGGCCATTGTTTCGATTGTGGGACGGACATCGCCTCCCTCGCCGAGCAGCTCTGCTCAAGCCCCATGGTCGCGGCCAATCCGGACCTTGCGCAAAACCCCGGCGCGGTCGGCCTCATCAAAACGCTAATCGATCAGGGCAGCCTCGCCTTCGATGAAGAGGATTGA
- a CDS encoding Lrp/AsnC family transcriptional regulator: MKDFRQIDEIDRRIISILQKDATVSHAELAEQVGASTASCWRRIKALETAGILTGAVRLVNPEKVDRGVNVLCNIRMRSHARDARQAFEDFVDSHPEIVECFSMSGEWDYLLRIVVADVADYNLFLMHTLLGHPSVASAASHFALSMTKYTTALPV; the protein is encoded by the coding sequence ATGAAAGATTTTCGTCAAATCGATGAGATTGACCGCAGGATCATCTCTATACTTCAAAAGGATGCCACGGTCAGCCATGCCGAACTCGCCGAACAGGTTGGCGCTTCCACCGCTTCATGCTGGCGCCGGATCAAGGCGTTGGAAACGGCCGGCATTCTCACCGGCGCCGTCCGCCTGGTGAACCCGGAAAAGGTCGATCGCGGCGTCAATGTGCTCTGCAACATCCGGATGCGCAGCCATGCGCGCGACGCAAGGCAGGCGTTCGAGGATTTCGTGGATAGCCACCCGGAGATTGTGGAGTGCTTCTCCATGTCGGGCGAGTGGGACTATCTGCTCCGCATCGTGGTTGCCGACGTCGCGGACTATAATCTGTTCCTGATGCACACATTGCTGGGCCATCCGTCCGTCGCCAGCGCTGCATCCCATTTTGCCCTGTCGATGACCAAATATACGACCGCGCTGCCCGTGTGA
- the hppD gene encoding 4-hydroxyphenylpyruvate dioxygenase — MADNPLGLNGFEFVEFTSPDPDAMATQFEQLGFVPTHRHPSKNITRYKQGRINLMLNRDDAGRVAAFRGEHGPSASAMAFRVADPEAAMAWALEHGAQPTEEDDTVIQGIGGSYLYFVRDGEDLYEDWAEFPGWRWAEAANNVGLDMLDHLTHNVRRGHMRVWSQFYRTLFNFEEQKFFDIKGQATGLLSQAMIAPDRAIRIPLNESQDDKSQIEEFIRQYHGEGIQHLALTTNDIYTTVEKLRARGVRLQDTIDTYYELVDRRVPGHGEDLERLRKNRILIDGDVEREGILLQIFTENMFGPIFFEIIQRKGNEGFGNGNFQALFESIELDQIRRGVITVDE; from the coding sequence ATGGCTGACAATCCATTGGGCCTGAACGGATTTGAATTTGTTGAATTTACGTCGCCAGACCCTGATGCGATGGCGACGCAGTTCGAACAATTGGGTTTCGTGCCGACGCATCGGCATCCTTCCAAGAACATCACGCGGTATAAACAAGGTCGCATCAACCTGATGCTGAACCGGGACGATGCCGGGCGGGTGGCGGCGTTTCGCGGCGAGCATGGCCCATCAGCCAGCGCCATGGCCTTTCGCGTAGCCGATCCCGAAGCGGCGATGGCGTGGGCGCTTGAGCATGGTGCGCAGCCGACCGAGGAGGATGATACGGTCATTCAGGGGATTGGCGGATCGTATCTCTATTTCGTCAGGGACGGCGAAGATCTTTATGAGGATTGGGCGGAGTTCCCCGGATGGCGGTGGGCAGAGGCCGCCAACAATGTGGGCCTCGATATGCTCGATCACCTGACGCACAATGTCCGGCGGGGGCATATGCGTGTATGGAGCCAATTCTACCGCACGCTTTTCAATTTCGAGGAGCAGAAATTCTTTGACATCAAGGGGCAGGCTACCGGGCTGTTGAGCCAGGCCATGATCGCGCCGGATCGGGCAATCCGTATTCCGCTGAATGAAAGTCAGGACGACAAGAGCCAGATCGAGGAATTCATTCGCCAATATCATGGCGAGGGTATCCAGCATTTGGCGCTTACCACGAATGATATCTACACGACCGTCGAAAAGCTGCGGGCGCGGGGCGTTCGGCTCCAGGATACTATCGATACCTATTATGAACTGGTCGATAGACGCGTGCCCGGACATGGCGAGGATCTGGAGCGGTTGCGGAAGAACCGGATACTCATTGACGGTGATGTGGAGAGGGAGGGCATATTGCTCCAAATCTTCACGGAGAATATGTTCGGGCCGATCTTCTTCGAAATCATCCAGCGCAAAGGCAATGAAGGTTTCGGCAACGGCAATTTTCAGGCATTGTTCGAAAGTATTGAGTTGGACCAGATACGGCGCGGCGTGATCACTGTTGATGAGTGA
- the hmgA gene encoding homogentisate 1,2-dioxygenase, with protein sequence MSEADMTLCGFGNVHSTEAVPGALPIGRNSPQHVPYGLYAEQLSGTAFTAPRHQNQRSWLYRMRPSAEHGSYQPYEGARLLRSGPLPDGLLSPNRLRWDSLGMPEAPTDFIDGLVTYAVNGDVAQGLGCAVHLFAANRSMIDRAFFSADGEMLILPQQGALQIVTEMGVLTAAPLDMILIPRGVRFRVELLDGAARGYVCENYGLPFRLPELGPIGSNGLANARDFEAPVAAYEDVERPFEIVQKYMGSLWTSRADHSPFDVVAWHGNLAPFRYDLRRFNTMGTVSYDHPDPSIFTVLTSPSDTPGTANVDFVIFPPRWMVAEDTFRPPWFHRNVMSEFMGLIEGEYDAKASGFMPGGASLHNCMSAHGPDVESHDRAVSAKLAPVKTDAMMAFMFESRLPYAPTRWAMETPLLQRDYDSCWKGFAKAQLPLPPEEPR encoded by the coding sequence ATGAGTGAGGCTGACATGACGCTTTGCGGTTTCGGCAATGTCCATTCGACGGAAGCGGTGCCGGGGGCGCTGCCGATTGGGCGCAATTCGCCTCAGCACGTGCCTTATGGCCTCTATGCCGAACAGCTTTCGGGCACGGCCTTTACCGCGCCCCGGCACCAGAACCAGCGGAGCTGGCTTTACCGGATGCGGCCTTCAGCCGAGCATGGTTCGTACCAGCCTTATGAAGGCGCGCGGCTTTTGCGGTCCGGGCCGCTTCCTGACGGCCTCCTTTCGCCTAACCGATTGCGGTGGGACTCGTTGGGCATGCCGGAAGCGCCGACTGATTTCATCGACGGGCTGGTTACCTATGCGGTGAATGGCGACGTGGCGCAGGGATTGGGCTGCGCCGTTCATCTGTTCGCTGCCAATCGGTCCATGATCGACCGGGCCTTCTTTTCTGCTGATGGTGAAATGCTGATCCTGCCGCAGCAGGGGGCGTTGCAGATCGTGACCGAGATGGGCGTCTTGACGGCTGCGCCATTGGACATGATCCTGATACCGAGGGGCGTGCGTTTTCGGGTCGAACTGCTCGACGGGGCTGCGCGGGGATATGTCTGCGAAAATTACGGGCTGCCCTTTCGCTTGCCCGAGCTTGGGCCGATCGGGTCGAACGGGCTTGCCAATGCGCGGGACTTTGAAGCGCCGGTGGCGGCCTATGAAGATGTCGAGCGGCCGTTCGAGATTGTTCAGAAATATATGGGGTCGCTCTGGACGAGCAGGGCGGACCATAGCCCGTTCGACGTGGTCGCATGGCACGGCAATCTGGCGCCGTTCCGCTATGACCTCCGCCGCTTCAACACGATGGGAACGGTGAGCTATGACCATCCCGATCCATCGATCTTCACGGTTCTGACGTCGCCCAGCGATACGCCCGGCACGGCGAATGTCGACTTTGTGATCTTTCCGCCGCGATGGATGGTGGCGGAGGATACATTTCGCCCGCCTTGGTTTCATCGCAATGTCATGAGCGAATTTATGGGCCTGATCGAAGGGGAATATGATGCCAAGGCGTCAGGCTTCATGCCCGGCGGCGCGTCGCTCCATAATTGCATGTCCGCGCATGGGCCGGATGTCGAAAGCCATGACAGGGCGGTTTCGGCTAAGCTCGCCCCGGTGAAGACAGACGCGATGATGGCGTTCATGTTCGAAAGCCGCCTGCCCTATGCGCCGACCAGATGGGCGATGGAGACGCCATTGTTGCAGCGCGACTATGACAGCTGCTGGAAGGGGTTTGCCAAGGCGCAGCTCCCTTTGCCTCCGGAGGAGCCGCGCTGA
- a CDS encoding pentapeptide repeat-containing protein — protein sequence MQMQHVSDDQVIRGQTLARQDIEALMGAPRSLAECVIEGADLSHLDLSQWSFQQCDMRRADFTGAKLDRSTWQSCRAASANFTGCDLGEARFANSDLNGASLKRSMLQAARFSGCKLTGADLSDVRALDIHLEETLLIGAKLAGRSFMKARLARVDFSQADLRKCDFRMASFEDCSLREALLTGTRFEGADLRGADLGGVRLEDASRFRGATISWEQAGQLLSELGLNVR from the coding sequence ATGCAGATGCAGCATGTTAGTGACGACCAAGTGATCCGCGGGCAGACTTTGGCGCGCCAGGATATTGAGGCGCTGATGGGCGCGCCGCGCTCGTTGGCCGAGTGTGTGATCGAGGGTGCGGATCTGTCGCATCTGGATCTGTCCCAATGGTCGTTTCAACAATGCGACATGCGACGCGCCGACTTCACCGGCGCAAAACTTGATCGCAGCACCTGGCAGTCGTGCCGCGCCGCTTCGGCCAATTTCACGGGTTGTGATCTTGGCGAAGCGCGCTTTGCCAACAGCGATCTCAATGGCGCTTCGCTGAAGCGCAGTATGTTGCAAGCCGCACGTTTTTCCGGCTGCAAGCTAACGGGCGCCGATCTGTCGGATGTTCGGGCGCTAGACATCCACCTTGAAGAAACGCTGCTGATCGGCGCGAAGCTGGCCGGGCGTTCCTTTATGAAGGCGAGGCTCGCCCGGGTCGATTTTTCTCAGGCGGACTTGCGCAAATGTGATTTTCGCATGGCATCCTTCGAGGATTGCAGCCTGCGGGAGGCGCTGCTGACCGGCACGCGGTTCGAAGGCGCGGACCTGCGTGGTGCCGACCTTGGTGGCGTAAGGCTGGAGGATGCATCCCGCTTTCGTGGCGCGACGATATCGTGGGAGCAGGCGGGGCAATTGCTCAGCGAATTGGGATTGAACGTGCGATGA
- a CDS encoding GlcG/HbpS family heme-binding protein, which produces MKTKHCLEANDVKAILAAAEAEALANGWAVTIAIVDDGAHLLGLIRLDGAAASTVKMAEAKASTSMLGRRETKVYEDLVLNGRVSMLSAPGMPAMLEGAVPIVIDGDYVGAVGVSGVKSDQDAQIARAGIAAILPQG; this is translated from the coding sequence ATGAAGACCAAGCACTGCCTTGAAGCAAATGATGTAAAGGCGATCCTCGCCGCAGCGGAAGCAGAGGCTTTGGCCAATGGCTGGGCCGTGACGATCGCGATCGTCGATGACGGCGCGCATCTGCTTGGCCTCATCCGTCTGGATGGCGCCGCCGCCAGCACCGTGAAAATGGCAGAGGCAAAGGCATCGACATCCATGCTCGGCCGCCGGGAAACGAAGGTCTATGAGGACCTGGTGCTCAACGGCCGCGTTTCGATGTTATCCGCACCCGGCATGCCCGCCATGCTCGAAGGCGCCGTGCCGATCGTCATCGACGGTGACTATGTCGGCGCCGTGGGTGTTTCCGGGGTCAAGTCGGATCAGGACGCCCAGATCGCACGCGCCGGGATCGCCGCGATCCTGCCGCAGGGCTAA